The following nucleotide sequence is from Mycobacterium sp. Z3061.
TTGGGCGCTGTCGAAGCGCGTCACCTCCAGCAGACCGCGCCGCGTCTTCACGCCGGTGACGCGCCCGCCGAGTAAGCCCGTGATGTAGGCCTCACGACCCCACAGGGCAGACGGTGGCAGGTCCGAAGACAGGCTGGGCCGGTATGGCCTGATGGTCGCCAGCATCCGGCCGAAAAAGCCCTCGTGCGTCCAGCTGATCAGTCCGATCGTCCCGCCGGGCCGGCACACCCGGACCAGCTCGTCGGCTGCGCACTGGTGGTCCGGGGCGAACATCACCCCGATCGCCGAGATCACCGCGTCGAAGGTGTTGTCGCCGAACGGAAGTGCCTGCGCGTTGGCCTCCTGGTAGTGCAACTTCAGGCACTCCGTCGACGCCCGCGCCTTGGAGCGTTGCAATAGTTCCGGGGTGAGGTCGGTCGACGTGACGGAGGCGCCGGTCCTGGCCGCGGGCAGCGAGATGTTGCCTGACCCCGCGGCGACGTCGAGCACCCGGACGCCCGGTCCGATACCAGCGGCGGCCACCAGCAGGGGGCCCAGTGGGGCCATCACCTC
It contains:
- a CDS encoding class I SAM-dependent methyltransferase: MTIETPIRADEALEATHRAMWALGDYALMAEEVMAPLGPLLVAAAGIGPGVRVLDVAAGSGNISLPAARTGASVTSTDLTPELLQRSKARASTECLKLHYQEANAQALPFGDNTFDAVISAIGVMFAPDHQCAADELVRVCRPGGTIGLISWTHEGFFGRMLATIRPYRPSLSSDLPPSALWGREAYITGLLGGRVTGVKTRRGLLEVTRFDSAQEVHDYFKNNYGPTIEAYENIGGNHVLAAELDAQLVELADEYLTNSIMEWEYLLLTAEKR